The genomic interval AACCTGGCGCGTGCGGCGGAAGAATATGGCCTGGCGCTGGGCGTAGGTAGCCAGCGGGCAGGTATTGTCAATCCAGAGGTGGCAGGGAGTTATGCCGTCACGCGCGAACAGGCCCCGGATACCTTCTTGATCGCAAATATCGGCGCGCCGCAGTTGATCGAGCAACCGCGCCATCCTGCCTTCACACTTGAACAGGTCCAGCGAGCCATCGACATGATTGGGGCAAACGCGCTGGCAGTGCATATGAACAGCCTGCAAGAGGCGGCCCAGCCCGAGGGTGACCGGCGTGCATTCGGCGAGGCGGCAGCATTAAAGGGGCTGACCGGCAATATCGCCATTCCGGTTATTGCCAAGGAGACGGGGGCAGGTGTCTGCCGCGAACAGGCGCTGTTGCTGCGTTCCTGTGGCGTGGCCGCCATCGATGTTGGGGGAGCAGGCGGCAGTAGCATGTCGGCCATGGAAGCGGCTCGCTCGCAGGCGCGAGGAGATGAGCGTACATACGCTATCGGTATGCTCTACCGCGATTGGGGTATAGCCACACCCATCGCAGTCGTCGAGGCAGGCACAGCCGGCCTGCCCTTGATCTCAACCGGGGGAGTGCGCAATGGACTGGATATAGCGCGGGCGCTGGCGCTGGGAGCAAGTCTCGTCGGTATAGGCTTTCCTTTCCTCAAGGCGGCCAGCGAAAGCTACGAGGCCGTTTGCGAACTGTTGGAGACGCTGGTAGCAGAATTGAAGGTGGCGATGCAATTGAGCGGGGCCGCGAATATTGCCCAGTTGCAACAGGCCGACGTGGTGATCGGCGGAGAGACGCGCGCCTGGCTAACGATGCGCGGCTTCGACGAGGCGTTGAAACAGATGGCACAAAGACGCTGGTCAAAGATGCAAGCTACATTCAATGAGAATGACTCTGTATCAAAAGGAGCTTGAACAATGGACAAACCTGTATCTTCCGAGACGCTCGATGAGATGATGGCTTACTACAGAGCACGCGCCAGCGAGTACGATGAGTGGTTTTACCGTCGCGGTCGCTACGACCGTGGCGCCGGGGCAAATGCACGCTGGAACTCGGAAATGCAGGAAGT from Ktedonobacteraceae bacterium carries:
- the fni gene encoding type 2 isopentenyl-diphosphate Delta-isomerase, whose amino-acid sequence is MADEVKQRKIEHVSVALEQGISVAQRANWNDIQLVHQALPEVNLDEVDTSVTFLGHTLRYPIFISSMTGGHPDVTSINRNLARAAEEYGLALGVGSQRAGIVNPEVAGSYAVTREQAPDTFLIANIGAPQLIEQPRHPAFTLEQVQRAIDMIGANALAVHMNSLQEAAQPEGDRRAFGEAAALKGLTGNIAIPVIAKETGAGVCREQALLLRSCGVAAIDVGGAGGSSMSAMEAARSQARGDERTYAIGMLYRDWGIATPIAVVEAGTAGLPLISTGGVRNGLDIARALALGASLVGIGFPFLKAASESYEAVCELLETLVAELKVAMQLSGAANIAQLQQADVVIGGETRAWLTMRGFDEALKQMAQRRWSKMQATFNENDSVSKGA